The proteins below come from a single Chitinophaga pinensis DSM 2588 genomic window:
- a CDS encoding reverse transcriptase family protein → MAVGLTRQQLYDRIRSSTKDEVILEEMTRLGFWAKNTSMPSPSEVLIRRESELRRELNKLVEEKQRYRNREQMLNEMRKQRMAAAKARRAETKKRNEEKRKERAAQWAIEKEKSIVYLGEDVSAGLNKVVSDEQKLTTAGLPVCHDGIALAAAMGISIGKLRFLSFNRKVASVTHYKRFYIPKKSGGKRLISAPMPQLKAAQYWILENILYKVKLSEAAHGFVPQKSIVTNAANHVGQDIVINIDLRDFFPTLDYKRVKGMFNKFGYSEQVATILALLCTEPEMEPVTLDGKDYHVATTARHLPQGAPCSPAITNIICYKMDRRFEGLARRFNYTYTRYADDMTFSAKEGAAADAGKLIWGVKQVVKEEGFVIHPDKLKVMRKGDKREVTGVVVNEKLSIDRETLRKFRALLHQIGVSGIADKQWGKGGIINSIEGYINYVQMVKPEAGKQLKTKWQALLGREDIKSQVPASKNNTAPIIIPTALPPVQDPPKDGEKPWWDVM, encoded by the coding sequence ATGGCAGTAGGATTGACGCGTCAGCAATTATATGACCGTATCAGATCATCCACTAAAGATGAAGTTATTCTTGAGGAGATGACCCGCCTCGGTTTCTGGGCAAAGAACACAAGTATGCCATCTCCTTCGGAGGTGCTTATCCGCAGAGAAAGTGAGTTGCGCAGGGAACTGAATAAGTTAGTAGAAGAAAAGCAACGTTATCGTAACCGTGAGCAGATGCTGAACGAAATGCGCAAACAGCGTATGGCGGCAGCAAAAGCAAGAAGAGCGGAAACGAAAAAGCGTAATGAGGAGAAGCGTAAAGAGAGAGCCGCACAATGGGCGATTGAAAAAGAAAAGAGTATTGTATACTTGGGAGAAGATGTTTCTGCCGGTTTAAATAAAGTAGTTTCCGACGAACAGAAGCTAACCACTGCTGGGCTGCCCGTATGCCATGATGGTATCGCGTTGGCTGCAGCGATGGGAATTAGTATCGGTAAATTACGTTTCCTCTCTTTTAACAGGAAAGTAGCCAGTGTAACACATTACAAGCGCTTTTATATTCCTAAGAAGTCAGGCGGTAAACGACTGATCTCAGCGCCGATGCCACAGTTAAAAGCGGCGCAATACTGGATCCTGGAGAATATTCTCTATAAAGTAAAACTCAGTGAAGCGGCACATGGATTTGTACCACAAAAGTCTATTGTGACGAATGCGGCTAATCACGTCGGACAGGATATTGTTATCAATATTGATCTGCGCGATTTCTTCCCTACGCTCGACTATAAGCGAGTGAAAGGAATGTTCAATAAATTCGGTTACAGCGAACAGGTAGCCACTATCCTGGCGTTACTGTGTACAGAGCCTGAAATGGAGCCGGTGACACTGGACGGAAAAGACTATCATGTGGCTACAACTGCGCGGCACCTGCCACAGGGAGCGCCATGTAGTCCGGCGATCACTAATATCATTTGTTATAAAATGGACCGCAGGTTTGAAGGACTGGCGCGTCGTTTTAATTATACCTACACCCGTTATGCAGATGATATGACTTTCTCTGCAAAAGAGGGCGCTGCCGCTGATGCGGGAAAACTGATATGGGGCGTTAAGCAGGTGGTAAAAGAAGAAGGATTTGTGATCCACCCTGACAAACTGAAGGTGATGCGCAAAGGCGATAAGCGGGAAGTGACAGGTGTGGTGGTAAATGAGAAGCTGAGCATTGACAGGGAAACACTCAGGAAGTTCAGGGCCCTCCTCCACCAGATCGGTGTATCAGGTATTGCTGATAAGCAATGGGGCAAGGGCGGTATTATCAACAGCATAGAAGGTTATATCAACTATGTACAGATGGTAAAACCTGAAGCAGGTAAACAACTGAAAACGAAATGGCAGGCCCTGCTGGGTCGGGAAGATATAAAAAGCCAGGTACCTGCATCTAAAAACAATACCGCACCTATCATCATTCCTACGGCACTGCCACCAGTGCAGGATCCTCCTAAGGATGGCGAGAAACCATGGTGGGATGTTATGTAA
- a CDS encoding SWIM zinc finger domain-containing protein translates to MLFNYRYSGQTEVYSNATSAGISFAPDTHREPTFFNGKLRKKIAFREAISALHDVVVSDLRFKPKDKTAYKEWAAQQESVWLAEAMGHYDAAAAENQMKALRDELNNIYHEKEKVMAPYYKSRRAYFDYLYQKDRDAWFVLDPVISVHPDEIFFECFSQDESAYGKLSANYNVFKEVNEFQCGTTNIDYSANLYNEFQKIRDYKETTFSVDPGGFSVQTTREEMFREVKIDLPDSWVRGFLQVSSAMTLPAASFDLHPMDVYNFCSWLRRFKEKNGPRSIRFVLEPGKPVKAIFEPWNKEIVCTRSIYTGPQRREIRIWGRRRMLILERLIPVAKKFTVHLTGSGLPSFYVADLGDMQFTLGLSGWTANDWSRAGQFDLMAPRADVSDMTKELVYNELKQTWMGKAEEIAAKTGQPLPSVLAALGIYTQAGKVIYDLHTGYYRLRELSREPLPMDQLRFSNPKEASATRLVTDGKITFSAQEVPGVGTQVTGEVTIARRPYHPVIVIDGDERMSTAHCDCYDYQTNKLYKGPCEHMLALRMAYEKQKANSNA, encoded by the coding sequence ATGTTATTTAACTATAGATATAGCGGGCAGACAGAGGTATACAGCAACGCCACATCGGCGGGTATCTCCTTTGCGCCTGATACACACCGGGAACCTACTTTCTTCAATGGCAAACTGCGTAAGAAAATCGCTTTCCGCGAAGCTATTTCCGCTTTGCATGATGTAGTGGTATCCGACCTGCGTTTCAAACCCAAAGACAAAACAGCTTATAAAGAATGGGCCGCCCAACAGGAATCTGTGTGGCTGGCAGAGGCTATGGGCCATTATGATGCCGCTGCTGCCGAGAATCAGATGAAAGCACTGAGAGATGAGCTGAACAATATTTACCATGAGAAAGAAAAGGTAATGGCGCCTTATTATAAGTCACGCCGTGCTTATTTCGACTATCTGTACCAGAAAGACAGGGATGCCTGGTTTGTACTGGACCCGGTGATCAGTGTACATCCTGATGAAATTTTCTTTGAATGTTTCAGCCAGGATGAATCAGCTTATGGTAAGCTGAGCGCCAACTACAATGTATTTAAAGAGGTGAATGAGTTTCAGTGTGGTACAACCAACATTGACTACTCTGCCAATCTGTATAACGAATTTCAGAAGATCCGCGACTATAAGGAAACGACTTTCTCCGTGGATCCGGGCGGTTTCTCCGTTCAGACGACCCGGGAGGAAATGTTCCGCGAGGTAAAGATCGATCTGCCTGATAGCTGGGTACGTGGCTTCCTGCAGGTAAGTTCAGCAATGACATTACCTGCAGCCAGTTTTGATCTGCATCCGATGGATGTATATAATTTCTGTAGCTGGCTGCGTCGCTTTAAGGAAAAGAATGGTCCCCGTTCTATCCGTTTTGTGCTGGAGCCAGGTAAACCGGTGAAAGCGATCTTCGAACCATGGAACAAAGAGATTGTCTGCACAAGATCTATTTATACCGGTCCGCAACGCCGTGAGATCCGTATCTGGGGACGCAGAAGAATGCTGATCCTGGAACGTCTGATCCCCGTGGCCAAGAAATTCACGGTACATCTCACTGGTAGTGGTCTTCCTTCATTCTATGTAGCAGACCTGGGCGATATGCAGTTTACACTGGGTCTCTCCGGATGGACGGCGAATGACTGGTCACGTGCAGGACAATTCGATCTGATGGCGCCACGCGCTGACGTCAGCGACATGACCAAGGAGCTCGTTTATAATGAATTGAAACAAACCTGGATGGGTAAAGCGGAAGAAATCGCCGCTAAAACCGGGCAGCCTTTACCATCAGTACTGGCGGCGCTGGGTATCTATACACAGGCAGGTAAGGTGATTTATGATCTGCATACAGGTTATTACCGTTTGCGTGAATTGAGCAGAGAGCCATTACCAATGGATCAGCTGCGCTTCTCCAATCCTAAGGAAGCATCAGCAACCCGTCTAGTAACAGATGGGAAAATTACCTTCTCTGCACAGGAAGTACCGGGCGTGGGCACACAGGTAACAGGCGAAGTCACGATAGCACGTCGTCCGTATCATCCTGTTATTGTAATTGATGGAGATGAACGTATGAGCACTGCACATTGTGACTGTTACGACTACCAGACCAACAAGTTATATAAAGGCCCCTGCGAACATATGCTGGCATTACGTATGGCGTATGAAAAGCAGAAGGCTAACAGTAACGCATAA